The following are encoded in a window of Mycobacterium decipiens genomic DNA:
- the mnmA gene encoding tRNA 2-thiouridine(34) synthase MnmA translates to MRVLAAMSGGVDSSVAAARMVDAGHDVVGVHLALSEAPGTLRTGSRGCCSKEDAADARRVADILGIPFYVWDFAEKFKEDVIDDFVSSYARGETPNPCVRCNQQIKFSALSARAIALGFDTVVTGHYARLSDGRLRRAVDRDKDQSYVLAVLTAEQLRHAAFPIGDTPKPQIRAEAARRGLAVADKPDSHDICFIPSGNTKAFLGERIGVRRGTVVDTDGAMLATHDGVHGFTIGQRKGLGIAGPGPDGRPRYVTAIDADTGTVHVGDVTDLDVHTLTGRQPVFTAGAAPSGPIECAVQVRAHGENARAVAELIGSELSVQLCSPLRGVARGQTLVLYRPDPDGDEVLGSATIARTATL, encoded by the coding sequence GTGAGAGTTCTTGCCGCGATGAGCGGTGGTGTCGACTCGTCTGTCGCCGCCGCCCGTATGGTCGATGCCGGACACGACGTGGTCGGCGTGCACCTGGCGTTGTCGGAAGCACCCGGCACGCTGCGCACCGGCTCGCGGGGCTGCTGCTCCAAAGAGGACGCTGCAGATGCGCGCCGCGTCGCCGATATACTCGGAATCCCGTTCTATGTATGGGATTTCGCCGAGAAGTTCAAGGAAGACGTGATCGACGACTTCGTGTCGTCGTACGCGCGCGGCGAAACACCCAACCCCTGCGTGCGGTGTAATCAGCAGATCAAGTTTTCCGCCTTGTCGGCACGAGCCATTGCGCTGGGCTTCGACACGGTGGTCACCGGCCACTATGCCCGGCTGTCGGATGGGCGGCTGCGCCGCGCCGTAGACCGGGACAAGGATCAGTCCTACGTGCTGGCCGTGCTGACCGCCGAGCAGCTACGCCACGCCGCGTTCCCGATCGGGGATACTCCCAAGCCGCAGATCCGCGCGGAGGCGGCCCGTCGCGGCCTGGCGGTCGCCGACAAGCCGGACAGCCACGACATCTGCTTCATTCCGTCCGGCAATACCAAGGCATTTTTGGGTGAGCGCATCGGAGTTCGCCGCGGTACCGTCGTCGACACCGATGGCGCGATGCTGGCCACCCATGATGGGGTGCATGGTTTCACCATCGGCCAGCGTAAAGGCCTGGGCATTGCCGGGCCGGGCCCGGATGGTCGGCCGCGCTATGTCACCGCGATCGACGCCGACACCGGCACCGTCCACGTCGGCGACGTGACCGATCTCGATGTGCACACACTGACCGGACGCCAGCCCGTCTTCACCGCTGGAGCCGCGCCGTCAGGTCCCATAGAGTGCGCGGTTCAAGTGCGTGCGCACGGTGAAAACGCCAGGGCGGTAGCCGAATTGATCGGCAGCGAACTATCCGTGCAGTTGTGTTCCCCGTTGCGCGGTGTGGCGCGGGGTCAGACGCTGGTGCTTTACCGCCCCGATCCCGACGGCGACGAAGTACTCGGCAGCGCCACCATCGCCCGCACGGCGACGTTATAG
- a CDS encoding PE family protein, translating into MTLRVVPEGLAAASAAVEALTARLAAAHAAAAPVITAVVAPGADPVSVQSAVGFSALGSERAAIAAEGVEELGRSGVGVAESGVSYAVGDAVAASTYAGWGGL; encoded by the coding sequence GTGACGTTGCGCGTGGTTCCGGAGGGTTTGGCGGCGGCGAGTGCGGCGGTGGAGGCGCTGACGGCTCGGTTGGCGGCCGCGCATGCTGCCGCCGCGCCGGTGATTACGGCGGTGGTGGCGCCGGGGGCGGATCCGGTGTCGGTGCAAAGCGCGGTGGGGTTTAGTGCGCTGGGCAGCGAGCGTGCGGCGATCGCGGCTGAAGGGGTTGAGGAGCTGGGTCGGTCGGGGGTGGGTGTGGCGGAGTCCGGTGTCAGTTATGCCGTTGGTGATGCCGTGGCGGCGTCGACGTATGCGGGCTGGGGTGGCTTGTGA